The following proteins are encoded in a genomic region of Dasypus novemcinctus isolate mDasNov1 chromosome 3, mDasNov1.1.hap2, whole genome shotgun sequence:
- the LOC105746148 gene encoding endogenous retrovirus group K member 18 Pro protein-like, with the protein MWTVPIKGTKPLMELKVEGQWLEGLLDSGAEISCIPFEIAAFNHWALEQGPQVIGATGSSDSWRCTTAIKWEDREGRHGRFRPLILSTVSNILWGRDILEQTGAILTTAASTVQKSPQY; encoded by the coding sequence ATGTGGACTGTTCCCATTAAAGGGACAAAGCCCCTCATGGAGCTTAAAGTAGAAGGCCAATGGCTAGAAGGTCTACTCGACTCCGGAGcagaaatctcctgcatcccgtTTGAAATTGCTGCCTTCAACCACTGGGCCCTTGAGCAAGGGCCACAAGTCATTGGAGCCACGGGCTCCTCCGACTCCTGGAGGTGCACCACTGCCATCAAGTGGGAAGACAGAGAAGGTCGTCATGGCCGCTTCCGCCCCCTCATTCTCTCCACCGTCTCCAACATTCTCTGGGGCCGAGACATCCTCGAACAGACAGGAGCAATTCTCACCACAGCAGCCTCCACAGTCCAAAAGTCCCCCCAATACTAA